Proteins from a genomic interval of Scomber japonicus isolate fScoJap1 chromosome 10, fScoJap1.pri, whole genome shotgun sequence:
- the slc50a1 gene encoding sugar transporter SWEET1: MELLQLLSWACIVFTVGMFSTGLTDLKKMRDSKSADNIQFLPFLTTCLNNLGWLYYGMLKRDQTIVLVNVIGALLQILYVATYLHYTKQKRLVMSQTLAAGMVLTCGWFYFTTFLPQGDTQLSQLGLTCSVITVSMYLSPLTDLVEIVRSGNVQCLSFPLTVATFFTSTSWVLYGLQLNDYYIVVPNTPGIFTSLIRFYLFWKFASNQSPSYKPMQI, encoded by the exons ATGGAGTTGCTGCAGCTGCTATCATGGGCCTGCATCGTGTTTACAGTCGGGATGTTCTCGACTGGACT gaCCGACCTAAAGAAGATGCGAGACTCCAAGAGTGCCGACAACATCCAGTTTCTCCCTTTCCTCACCACGTGTCTTAA TAACCTGGGTTGGCTGTATTATGGGATGCTGAAGAGAGATCAAACGATTGTATTGGTCAACGTTATTGGGGCTCTTCTGCAGATCCTCTATGTTGCCACGTATCTCCACTACACAAAACAAAAG agGTTGGTGATGTCCCAGACACTTGCAGCAGGAATGGTTCTGACCTGTGGCTGGTTCTACTTCACCACGTTTCTTCCTCAGGGAGACACTCAGCTCAGCCAGCTAGGCCTCACCTGCAGCGTAATCACCGTCAGCATGTACCTGTCGCCCCTAACTGACTTG gTGGAGATAGTGCGTAGCGGTAATGTGCAGTGCTTGTCCTTCCCTCTCACTGTAGCTACTTTCTTCACTTCAACCTCCTGGGTCCTCTACGGCCTCCAGTTGAACGACTACTACATTGTG GTTCCAAACACACCTGGGATCTTCACCAGCCTCATCAGATTTTACCTGTTTTGGAAATTTGCGTCTAATCAATCACCTTCCTATAAGCCGATGCAGATATGA
- the trim46a gene encoding tripartite motif-containing protein 46 isoform X2 has translation MAEAELQTFTSIMDALVRISSNMKSMEKELHCPVCDEMVKQPILLPCQHSVCLLCAAEVLVQRGYPPPDLPPEPNSPASTPNTRSPRLARRPIPRTPDRLERVLRTVCGTYPGRRRKDTAHPPMLFPCPSCQQDVELGEKGLTDCLRNLTLERIVERYRHTVNLGSIAIMCGFCKPPLSLEASKGCADCKSNFCNECFKLYHPWGTPRAQHEHILPTNSFRPKVLTCTEHEQERLQWYCRNCQRLLCPLCKLRRIHHGHKVLPIAQAYQALKDKVTKEVNFILANQETIQSQITQLEAAIKQMEANSAVALQHLTHSIQELGAAVVERQGLLALALEGSHNRRQDALSFQVSEKQGLLEHTGLMAFTQELLKETDPPCFVQAARVTHNRLVKAIENLQCFSLSADPSFRHFHLDASKEIKLINSLEFIRAPLAPVIDTQKTLAYDQLFLCWRLPQDSAPAWHFSVEYQRRAGVVGATWGGTRSPNTLTTWLRLDEVRGTSAVVDRLQMDSVYVLRVRGCNKAGFGEYSEEVYLHTPPAPVLSFSLDSRWGLHADRLALGRGQTYARSVPGLSLLQAADRTLTSCHLTSDLLVADLAITQGRHYWACSVEPGSYLVKVGVGQETKLQEWFHLPQDMASPRCDPDSGNDSGAEDGQDFPPICFLTIGMGKILLPQGHGHNQTHSHSSSHSSLPHPHTTPLPPRLGVCLDCDKGRVTFYDAHSLRILWEGHVDCSAPVCPAFCFIGGGALQLQDLVANRSIEDPPPRRVTIQTRATNLSK, from the exons ATGGCAGAAGCGGAGTTACAAACCTTTACCTCTATCATGGACGCGTTGGTTCGTATAAGT TCCAACATGAAGAGTATGGAGAAGGAGCTGCATTGCCCAGTGTGTGATGAGATGGTGAAGCAGCCCATCCTTCTGCCATGCCAGCatagtgtgtgtctgctgtgtgcgGCTGAGGTGTTGGTACAAAGAGGCTACCCTCCCCCAGACCTGCCCCCGGAACCAAACTCACCAGCCTCCACACCCAACACCCGCTCCCCACGACTGGCACGCAGACCCATACCCAGGACCCCCGACCGCCTGGAGCGAGTCCTCAGAACAG tgtgtgggACCTACCCAGGGCGTAGGCGGAAGGATACAGCCCATCCCCCCATGCTGTTCCCATGTCCTTCCTGTCAGCAGGACGTAGAGCTTGGAGAAAAAGGCCTGACAGACTGCCTCCGCAACCTCACTCTGGAGCGGATTGTGGAGAG GTATAGGCACACAGTAAATCTGGGCAGCATAGCCATCATGTGTGGTTTCTGTaaacctcctctgtctctgGAGGCCTCTAAGGGCTGTGCTGACTGCAAGTCCAACTTCTGCAATGAGTGTTTCAAACTCTACCACCCCTGGGGAACCCCCCGAGCCCAGCACGAACACATTCTACCCACCAACAGCTTTCGGCCTaag GTCCTAACGTGCACAGAGCATGAGCAGGAAAGACTGCAGTGGTACTGCCGTAACTGCCAGAGGTTGCTGTGCCCACTTTGTAAGCTCCGTCGGATCCACCATGGACACAAAGTGCTGCCAATAGCACAAGCCTACCAGGCCCTGAAG GACAAAGTTACCAAGGAGGTTAACTTCATCTTGGCCAACCAGGAAACAATACAGAGTCAGATCACTCAACTGGAAGCTGCCATCAAACAGATGGAG gcgAACAGTGCAGTGGCTCTGCAGCACCTGACCCACTCTATTCAGGAGCTGGGAGCTGCTGTAGTTGAGCGTCAGGGGCTTTTGGCTCTTGCTCTGGAGGGATCCCACAACAGGAGGCAAGATGCCCTGTCTTTTCAGGTCTCAGAGAAGCAAGGCCTGCTGGAGCATACAGGCCTCATGGCCTTCACACAGGAGTTGCTCAAAGAGACTGATCCACCCTGTTTTGTACAGGCCGCCAGAGTCACTCACAACAG GCTGGTGAAGGCCATAGAAAACCtgcagtgtttctctctctctgctgatcCCTCCTTCAGACACTTTCACCTAGACGCATCAAAAGAGATCAAACTCATCAACAGCTTGGAGTTCATACGTG CCCCACTGGCCCCAGTCATTGACACGCAGAAGACACTAGCATACGACCAGCTGTTTTTGTGCTGGCGCCTCCCTCAGGACTCGGCCCCGGCTTGGCACTTTTCTGTAGAATACCAACGACGGGCAGGAGTAGTTGGAGCCACATGGGGCGGTACCAGATCCCCTAATACTTTAACAACATGGCTGCGTCTGGATGAGGTTAGAGGAACCAGTGCTGTGGTCGACCGGCTGCAGATGGACAGTGTGTACGTGCTTAGGGTGAGAGGCTGCAACAAGGCCGGGTTTGGAGAGTACAGTGAAGAGGTTTACCTCCACACTCCACCTGCACCTG TGTTAAGTTTCTCTTTAGACTCTCGCTGGGGGTTGCACGCTgataggctggcactgggtagAGGCCAGACCTATGCACGTAGTGTGCCAGGCCTGTCCCTTCTGCAGGCTGCTGACCGCACACTCACTTCCTGCcacttgacctctgacctgctggtggcagACTTGGCCATCACTCAAGGCAGACATTACTGGGCATGCTCTGTTGAGCCTGGTTCCTACCTGGTCAAG GTTGGAGTAGGACAGGAGACAAAGCTACAAGAGTGGTTCCATCTCCCCCAGGACATGGCCAGCCCTCG cTGTGACCCAGACAGTGGCAATGACAGCGGGGCAGAAGACGGCCAGGACTTCCCTCCCATCTGCTTCCTCACCATAGGCATGGGCAAAATTCTGCTTCCTCAAGGACATGGTCACAATCAGA CGCACTCCCACAGTAGCAGCCATAGTAGTCTGCCACACCCTCATACCACTCCTCTGCCACCCCGACTCGGGGTCTGTCTGGACTGTGACAAAGGACGCGTCACCTTCTATGATGCCCACTCATTGCGTATCCTATGGGAGGGACATGTAGATTGCTCAGCTCCTGTGTGTCCGGCTTTCTGCTTCATTGGTGGAGGGGCCCTGCAGCTGCAGGATCTTGTGGCCAATCGGAGCATCGAAGACCCGCCACCACGGAGGGTAACCATCCAAACACGTGCAACAAATCTAAGTAAATAA
- the efna1b gene encoding ephrin-A1b translates to MDTVRLVCFALSICAWFASAERHSVYWNSSNPNFLWDEHTVEVRINDYLDIICPHYTHGEVSSHAAERYVLYMVEKEDYDVCKPHSFDQLRWECSRPFAPHAPEKFSEKFQRFTPFTLGKEFRQGESYYYISKPMHHHGQDCLKLKVDVVGHKGSGKTHPDKSKAEETEKNIHGGKVKFPAGGAHNPSNRLPADDPAVMEPNVQRSIGSSGTQLVSLSIFSIVISVLLSLTLH, encoded by the exons ATGGATACGGTGCGTCTGGTGTGCTTTGCGCTGAGCATCTGTGCTTGGTTCGCCTCTGCGGAGAGACACAGCGTCTACTGGAACAGCTCTAACCCAAA CTTCCTATGGGATGAGCACACAGTAGAAGTGCGCATCAACGACTATCTGGACATCATCTGCCCCCACTACACCCACGGCGAGGTGTCATCGCATGCAGCTGAGCGCtatgtactgtacatggtgGAGAAGGAGGACTACGACGTGTGTAAACCTCACTCCTTCGACCAGCTCCGTTGGGAGTGCTCACGACCCTTTGCTCCCCACGCTCCGGAAAAGTTCTCTGAGAAATTCCAGCGCTTCACACCCTTCACCTTGGGCAAGGAGTTCAGACAGGGAGAGAGCTATTATTATATCT CCAAGCCAATGCATCACCATGGCCAGGATTGTCTGAAGCTAAAGGTGGATGTTGTCGGGCATAAAGGTTCTGGAAAGACCCATCCAGACAAATCCAAGgcagaagagacagagaaaaatatCCATGGAGGAAAAGTGAAGTTCCCTGCTGGAGGAGCACACAACCCCTCTAACCGGCTCCCAGCAG ATGACCCTGCTGTCATGGAGCCAAATGTTCAGAGGAGTATCGGCAGTTCAGGAACACAGCTGGTCTCCTTGTCAATCTTCTCTATCGTGATCTCAGTCTTGTTATCCTTGACGCTACACTAA
- the trim46a gene encoding tripartite motif-containing protein 46 isoform X1: MAEAELQTFTSIMDALVRISSNMKSMEKELHCPVCDEMVKQPILLPCQHSVCLLCAAEVLVQRGYPPPDLPPEPNSPASTPNTRSPRLARRPIPRTPDRLERVLRTVCGTYPGRRRKDTAHPPMLFPCPSCQQDVELGEKGLTDCLRNLTLERIVERYRHTVNLGSIAIMCGFCKPPLSLEASKGCADCKSNFCNECFKLYHPWGTPRAQHEHILPTNSFRPKVLTCTEHEQERLQWYCRNCQRLLCPLCKLRRIHHGHKVLPIAQAYQALKDKVTKEVNFILANQETIQSQITQLEAAIKQMEANSAVALQHLTHSIQELGAAVVERQGLLALALEGSHNRRQDALSFQVSEKQGLLEHTGLMAFTQELLKETDPPCFVQAARVTHNRLVKAIENLQCFSLSADPSFRHFHLDASKEIKLINSLEFIRAPLAPVIDTQKTLAYDQLFLCWRLPQDSAPAWHFSVEYQRRAGVVGATWGGTRSPNTLTTWLRLDEVRGTSAVVDRLQMDSVYVLRVRGCNKAGFGEYSEEVYLHTPPAPVLSFSLDSRWGLHADRLALGRGQTYARSVPGLSLLQAADRTLTSCHLTSDLLVADLAITQGRHYWACSVEPGSYLVKVGVGQETKLQEWFHLPQDMASPRCDPDSGNDSGAEDGQDFPPICFLTIGMGKILLPQGHGHNQSQVDNQSQSQGGAHSHSSSHSSLPHPHTTPLPPRLGVCLDCDKGRVTFYDAHSLRILWEGHVDCSAPVCPAFCFIGGGALQLQDLVANRSIEDPPPRRVTIQTRATNLSK; this comes from the exons ATGGCAGAAGCGGAGTTACAAACCTTTACCTCTATCATGGACGCGTTGGTTCGTATAAGT TCCAACATGAAGAGTATGGAGAAGGAGCTGCATTGCCCAGTGTGTGATGAGATGGTGAAGCAGCCCATCCTTCTGCCATGCCAGCatagtgtgtgtctgctgtgtgcgGCTGAGGTGTTGGTACAAAGAGGCTACCCTCCCCCAGACCTGCCCCCGGAACCAAACTCACCAGCCTCCACACCCAACACCCGCTCCCCACGACTGGCACGCAGACCCATACCCAGGACCCCCGACCGCCTGGAGCGAGTCCTCAGAACAG tgtgtgggACCTACCCAGGGCGTAGGCGGAAGGATACAGCCCATCCCCCCATGCTGTTCCCATGTCCTTCCTGTCAGCAGGACGTAGAGCTTGGAGAAAAAGGCCTGACAGACTGCCTCCGCAACCTCACTCTGGAGCGGATTGTGGAGAG GTATAGGCACACAGTAAATCTGGGCAGCATAGCCATCATGTGTGGTTTCTGTaaacctcctctgtctctgGAGGCCTCTAAGGGCTGTGCTGACTGCAAGTCCAACTTCTGCAATGAGTGTTTCAAACTCTACCACCCCTGGGGAACCCCCCGAGCCCAGCACGAACACATTCTACCCACCAACAGCTTTCGGCCTaag GTCCTAACGTGCACAGAGCATGAGCAGGAAAGACTGCAGTGGTACTGCCGTAACTGCCAGAGGTTGCTGTGCCCACTTTGTAAGCTCCGTCGGATCCACCATGGACACAAAGTGCTGCCAATAGCACAAGCCTACCAGGCCCTGAAG GACAAAGTTACCAAGGAGGTTAACTTCATCTTGGCCAACCAGGAAACAATACAGAGTCAGATCACTCAACTGGAAGCTGCCATCAAACAGATGGAG gcgAACAGTGCAGTGGCTCTGCAGCACCTGACCCACTCTATTCAGGAGCTGGGAGCTGCTGTAGTTGAGCGTCAGGGGCTTTTGGCTCTTGCTCTGGAGGGATCCCACAACAGGAGGCAAGATGCCCTGTCTTTTCAGGTCTCAGAGAAGCAAGGCCTGCTGGAGCATACAGGCCTCATGGCCTTCACACAGGAGTTGCTCAAAGAGACTGATCCACCCTGTTTTGTACAGGCCGCCAGAGTCACTCACAACAG GCTGGTGAAGGCCATAGAAAACCtgcagtgtttctctctctctgctgatcCCTCCTTCAGACACTTTCACCTAGACGCATCAAAAGAGATCAAACTCATCAACAGCTTGGAGTTCATACGTG CCCCACTGGCCCCAGTCATTGACACGCAGAAGACACTAGCATACGACCAGCTGTTTTTGTGCTGGCGCCTCCCTCAGGACTCGGCCCCGGCTTGGCACTTTTCTGTAGAATACCAACGACGGGCAGGAGTAGTTGGAGCCACATGGGGCGGTACCAGATCCCCTAATACTTTAACAACATGGCTGCGTCTGGATGAGGTTAGAGGAACCAGTGCTGTGGTCGACCGGCTGCAGATGGACAGTGTGTACGTGCTTAGGGTGAGAGGCTGCAACAAGGCCGGGTTTGGAGAGTACAGTGAAGAGGTTTACCTCCACACTCCACCTGCACCTG TGTTAAGTTTCTCTTTAGACTCTCGCTGGGGGTTGCACGCTgataggctggcactgggtagAGGCCAGACCTATGCACGTAGTGTGCCAGGCCTGTCCCTTCTGCAGGCTGCTGACCGCACACTCACTTCCTGCcacttgacctctgacctgctggtggcagACTTGGCCATCACTCAAGGCAGACATTACTGGGCATGCTCTGTTGAGCCTGGTTCCTACCTGGTCAAG GTTGGAGTAGGACAGGAGACAAAGCTACAAGAGTGGTTCCATCTCCCCCAGGACATGGCCAGCCCTCG cTGTGACCCAGACAGTGGCAATGACAGCGGGGCAGAAGACGGCCAGGACTTCCCTCCCATCTGCTTCCTCACCATAGGCATGGGCAAAATTCTGCTTCCTCAAGGACATGGTCACAATCAGAGCCAAGTGGAcaaccagagccagagccagggAGGAGCGCACTCCCACAGTAGCAGCCATAGTAGTCTGCCACACCCTCATACCACTCCTCTGCCACCCCGACTCGGGGTCTGTCTGGACTGTGACAAAGGACGCGTCACCTTCTATGATGCCCACTCATTGCGTATCCTATGGGAGGGACATGTAGATTGCTCAGCTCCTGTGTGTCCGGCTTTCTGCTTCATTGGTGGAGGGGCCCTGCAGCTGCAGGATCTTGTGGCCAATCGGAGCATCGAAGACCCGCCACCACGGAGGGTAACCATCCAAACACGTGCAACAAATCTAAGTAAATAA